Proteins encoded together in one Meles meles chromosome 7, mMelMel3.1 paternal haplotype, whole genome shotgun sequence window:
- the CHD4 gene encoding chromodomain-helicase-DNA-binding protein 4 isoform X3: MASGLGSPSPCSAGSEEEDMDALLNNSLPPPHPENEEDPEEDLSEAETPKLKKKKKPKKPRDPKIPKSKRQKKERLLLCRQLGDSSGEGPEFVEEEEEVALRSDSEGSDYTPGKKKKKKLGPKKEKKSKSKRKEEEEEDDDDDDSKEPKSSAQLLEDWGMEDIDHVFSEEDYRTLTNYKAFSQFVRPLIAAKNPKIAVSKMMMVLGAKWREFSTNNPFKGSSGASVAAAAAAAVAVVESMVTATEVAPPPPPVEVPIRKAKTKEGKGPNARRKPKGSPRVPDAKKPKPKKVAPLKIKLGGFGSKRKRSSSEDDDLDVESDFDDASINSYSVSDGSTSRSSRSRKKLRTTKKKKKGEEEVTAVDGYETDHQDYCEVCQQGGEIILCDTCPRAYHMVCLDPDMEKAPEGKWSCPHCEKEGIQWEAKEDNSEGEEILEEVGGDPEEEDDHHMEFCRVCKDGGELLCCDTCPSSYHIHCLNPPLPEIPNGEWLCPRCTCPALKGKVQKILIWKWGQPPSPTPVPRPPDADPNTPSPKPLEGRPERQFFVKWQGMSYWHCSWVSELQLELHCQVMFRNYQRKNDMDEPPSGDFGGDEEKSRKRKNKDPKFAEMEERFYRYGIKPEWMMIHRILNHSVDKKGHVHYLIKWRDLPYDQASWESEDVEIQDYDLFKQSYWNHRELMRGEEGRPGKKLKKVKLRKLERPPETPTVDPTVKYERQPEYLDATGGTLHPYQMEGLNWLRFSWAQGTDTILADEMGLGKTVQTAVFLYSLYKEGHSKGPFLVSAPLSTIINWEREFEMWAPDMYVVTYVGDKDSRAIIRENEFSFEDNAIRGGKKASRMKKEASVKFHVLLTSYELITIDMAILGSIDWACLIVDEAHRLKNNQSKFFRVLNGYSLQHKLLLTGTPLQNNLEELFHLLNFLTPERFHNLEGFLEEFADIAKEDQIKKLHDMLGPHMLRRLKADVFKNMPSKTELIVRVELSPMQKKYYKYILTRNFEALNARGGGNQVSLLNVVMDLKKCCNHPYLFPVAAMEAPKMPNGMYDGSALIRASGKLLLLQKMLKNLKEGGHRVLIFSQMTKMLDLLEDFLEHEGYKYERIDGGITGNMRQEAIDRFNAPGAQQFCFLLSTRAGGLGINLATADTVIIYDSDWNPHNDIQAFSRAHRIGQNKKVMIYRFVTRASVEERITQVAKKKMMLTHLVVRPGLGSKTGSMSKQELDDILKFGTEELFKDEATDGGGDNKEGEDSSVIHYDDKAIERLLDRNQDETEDTELQGMNEYLSSFKVAQYVVREEEMGEEEEVEREIIKQEESVDPDYWEKLLRHHYEQQQEDLARNLGKGKRIRKQVNYNDGSQEDRDWQDDQSDNQSDYSVASEEGDEDFDERSEAPRRPSRKGLRNDKDKPLPPLLARVGGNIEVLGFNARQRKAFLNAIMRYGMPPQDAFTTQWLVRDLRGKSEKEFKAYVSLFMRHLCEPGADGAETFADGVPREGLSRQHVLTRIGVMSLIRKKVQEFEHVNGRWSMPELAEVEENKKMSQPGSPSPKTPTPSTPGDTQPNTPAPAPPAEDGIKIEENSLKEEESAEGEKEVKSAAPEATVECTQPPAPASEDEKVLVEPPEGEEKVEKAEVKERTEEPMETEPKGVADVEKVEEKSAVDLTPIVVEDKEEKKEEEEKKEVMLQNGETPKDLNDEKQKKNIKQRFMFNIADGGFTELHSLWQNEERAATVTKKTYEIWHRRHDYWLLAGIINHGYARWQDIQNDPRYAILNEPFKGEMNRGNFLEIKNKFLARRFKLLEQALVIEEQLRRAAYLNMSEDPSHPSMALNTRFAEVECLAESHQHLSKESMAGNKPANAVLHKVLKQLEELLSDMKADVTRLPATIARIPPVAVRLQMSERNILSRLANRAPEPTPQQVAQQQ, from the exons ATGGCGTCGGGCCTGGGCTCCCCGTCCCCCTGCTCGGCGGGCAGCGAGGAGGAAGATATGGATGCACTTTTGAACAACAgcttgcccccaccccacccag aaaatgaAGAGGACCCAGAAGAGGATTTGTCAGAAGCAGAGACTCCAAAgctcaagaagaagaaaaagcctaAGAAACCTCGGGACCCTAAAATCCCTAAGAGCAAGCGCCAAAAAAAGGAG CGTCTGCTCTTATGCCGGCAGCTGGGGGACAGCTCTGGGGAGGGGCCGGAGtttgtggaggaggaggaagaggtggcTCTGCGCTCAGACAGTGAGGGCAGCGACTATACCCCtggcaagaagaaaaagaagaagcttggacctaagaaagaaaagaagagcaaatccaagcggaaggaagaggaggaggaggatgacgatgatgatgattcAAAG GAGCCTAAATCATCCGCTCAGCTCCTGGAAGACTGGGGCATGGAAGACATTGACCATGTGTTCTCAGAGGAGGATTATCGCACCCTCACCAACTACAAGGCCTTCAGCCAGTTTGTCCG ACCCCTCATTGCTGCCAAAAACCCCAAGATTGCTGTCTCCAAGATGATGATGGTTTTGGGTGCAAAGTGGCGTGAGTTCAGCACCAACAATCCCTTCAAAGGCAGTTCCGGGGCTTCTgtggcagcagcagcggcggcagcggTGGCTGTGGTGGAGAGCATGGTGACGGCCACTGAAGTTGCACCACCACCTCCGCCTGTGGAGGTGCCCATCCGCAAGGCCAAGACCAAGGAGGGCAAAG GTCCCAATGCTCGGAGGAAGCCCAAGGGCAGCCCTCGTGTACCTGACGCCAAGAAGCCTAAACCCAAGAAAGTAGCTCCCCTGAAAATCAAGCTGGGAGGTTTTGGTTCTAAGCGTAAGAGATCCTCG AGTGAGGATGATGACTTAGATGTGGAGTCTGACTTCGATGATGCCAGCATCAATAGCTATTCCGTTTCTGATGGTTCTACTAGCCGTAGTAGCCGCAGCCGCAAGAAACTCCgaaccactaaaaagaaaaagaaag GCGAGGAGGAGGTGACTGCTGTGGATGGTTATGAGACAGACCACCAGGACTATTGCGAGGTGTGCCAGCAAGGCGGTGAGATCATCCTGTGTGATACCTGTCCCCGAGCCTACCACATGGTCTGCCTGGATCCGGATATGGAGAAGGCTCCTGAGGGCAAGTGGAGCTGTCCACATTGC GAGAAGGAAGGCATCCAGTGGGAGGCTAAAGAGGACAATTCAGAGGGTGAGGAGATCCTGGAAGAGGTTGGAGGAGACCCTGAAGAGGAGGATGACCACCATATGGAATTCTGTCGTGTCTGTAAAGATGGTGGGGAGCTGCTCTGCTGTGACACCTGTCCTTCATCCTATCACATCCACTGCCTGAACCCCCCACTTCCAGAGATTCCTAATGGTGAATGGCTCTGTCCCCGTTGTACG TGTCCAGCGCTTAAGGGCAAAGTTCAGAAGATTCTAATCTGGAAATGGGGGCAGCCACCATCTCCCACACCAGTGCCTCGGCCTCCAGATGCTGATCCCAATACTCCGTCTCCCAAGCCCCTGGAGGGGAGGCCAGAGCGGCAGTTCTTTGTGAAATGGCAAGGCATGTCTTACTGGCACTGCTCCTGGGTGTCTGAACTGCAG TTGGAGCTGCACTGTCAAGTGATGTTCCGAAACTATCAGCGGAAGAATGATATGGACGAACCGCCTTCCGGGGACTTTGGTGGTGATGAAGAGAAGAGCCGGAAGCGTAAGAACAAAGACCCTAAATTTGCAGAGATGGAGGAACGCTTCTATCGCTATGGCATAAAACCTGAGTGGATGATGATCCACCGAATTCTCAACCACAG TGTGGACAAAAAGGGCCATGTCCACTACTTGATCAAGTGGCGGGACTTGCCCTACGATCAGGCATCCTGGGAGagcgaggatgtggagatacAGGACTATGATCTGTTCAAGCAGAGCTACTGGAACCACAG GGAGTTAATGAGGGGTGAGGAAGGACGACCAGGCAAGAAGCTCAAGAAGGTGAAGCTGAGGAAGTTGGAGAGGCCTCCTGAAACTCCTACAGTGGAT CCGACAGTGAAGTATGAGCGGCAGCCAGAGTACCTGGATGCTACAGGTGGAACCCTGCACCCCTATCAGATGGAGGGCTTGAACTGGTTGCGCTTCTCCTGGGCTCAAGGCACCGATACTATCTTGGCTGATGAGATGGGCCTTGGGAAGACTGTCCAGACAGCAGTCTTCCTCTATTCTCTCTACAAAGAG GGTCATTCCAAGGGCCCCTTCCTAGTGAGTGCCCCTCTTTCTACCATCATCAACTGGGAGCGGGAGTTTGAAATGTGGGCTCCAGATATGTATGTGGTGACGTACGTGGGTGACAAAGACAGCCGTGCCATCATCCGAGAGAATGAGTTCTCCTTTGAAGACAACGCCATTCGTGGTGGCAAGAAAGCCTCTCGCATGAAG AAAGAGGCATCTGTAAAGTTCCATGTGCTGCTGACGTCCTATGAGCTGATTACCATCGACATGGCCATCTTGGGCTCCATTGACTGGGCCTGCCTCATCGTGGATGAGGCACACCGGCTCAAGAACAACCAGTCCAAG TTCTTCCGGGTGTTAAATGGTTACTCACTCCAACACAAGCTGTTGCTGACCGGGACTCCGTTACAAAACAATCTGGAAGAGTTGTTTCATCTGCTCAACTTTCTAACCCCTGAGAGGTTCCA caatttggaaggcttcttggaggagttTGCTGACATTGCCAAGGAGGACCAGATTAAAAAACTGCATGACATGCTGGGCCCTCATATGTTACGGCGGCTCAAAGCTGATGTGTTCAAGAACATGCCATCCAAGACAGAATTGATTGTGCGTGTGGAGCTGAGCCCTATGCAGAA GAAATACTACAAGTACATCCTTACTCGAAATTTTGAAGCGCTCAATGCTCGGGGTGGCGGCAACCAGGTGTCTCTGCTCAACGTGGTGATGGATCTGAAGAAGTGCTGCAACCACCCGTACCTCTTCCCCGTGGCCGCGATG GAAGCCCCTAAAATGCCCAATGGCATGTATGATGGCAGTGCCCTAATCCGAGCATCTGGGAAATTATTGCTGCTACAGAAGATGCTCAAGAACCTTAAGGAGGGCGGGCACCGCGTTCTCATCTTTTCTCAG ATGACCAAGATGCTGGACCTGTTGGAGGATTTTTTGGAACATGAAGGTTATAAGTATGAACGAATCGATGGTGGGATCACCGGGAACATGCGGCAAGAGGCCATTGACCGCTTCAATG CACCGGGTGCTCAACAGTTCTGCTTCTTGCTTTCCACTCGAGCTGGGGGCCTTGGAATCAATCTGGCCACTGCCGACACAGTTATTATCTATGACTCTGACTGGAACCCCCATAATGACATCCAG GCTTTTAGCAGAGCTCACCGTATTGGGCAGAATAAGAAGGTGATGATATATCGGTTCGTGACCCGCGCGTCCGTGGAGGAGCGCATCACGCAGGTGGCAAAGAAGAAGATGATGCTGACGCATCTAGTGGTTCGGCCTGGGCTGGGCTCCAAGACTGGATCCATGTCCAAGCAGGAGCTTGATGACATCCTCAAGTTTGGCACTGAGGAGCTATTTAAGGATGAAGCCACAGACGGAG GAGGAGACAACAAAGAGGGAGAAGATAGTAGTGTTATCCACTATGATGACAAGGCCATTGAACGACTTCTGGACCGTAATCAGGATGAGACAGAAGACACAGAACTGCAGGGCATGAATGAATATTTGAGCTCGTTCAAAGTGGCCCAGTACGTGGTGCGGGAAGAAGAGATGGGG gaggaagaggaggtagaACGAGAAAtcataaaacaggaagaaagtgTGGATCCTGACTACTGGGAGAAATTGCTGCGGCACCATTATGAGCAGCAGCAAGAAGATCTAGCCCGAAATCTgggcaaaggaaaaagaatccgTAAACAGGTCAACTACAATGATGGCTCCCAGGAGGACCGAG atTGGCAGGACGACCAGTCCGACAACCAGTCCGATTATTCAGTGGCCTCAGAGGAAGGTGATGAAGACTTTGATGAACGTTCAGAAG CTCCCCGCAGGCCCAGTCGCAAGGGCCTGCGGAATGATAAAGATAAGCCATTACCTCCTCTGTTGGCCCGTGTTGGTGGGAATATTGAA GTACTTGGTTTTAATGCTCGTCAGCGAAAAGCCTTTCTTAATGCAATTATGCGATATGGGATGCCTCCTCAGGATGCTTTTACCACCCAGTGGCTTGTGAGAGATCTGCGAGGCAAATCAGAGAAGGAGTTCAA GGCTTATGTATCTCTTTTCATGAGACATTTATGTGAGCCAGGAGCAGATGGGGCTGAGACCTTTGCTGATGGTGTCCCCCGAGAAGGCCTGTCTCGCCAGCATGTCCTTACTAGGATTGGTGTCATGTCCTTGATTCGAAAGAAG GTTCAGGAGTTTGAACATGTCAATGGGCGCTGGAGCATGCCTGAACTTGCTGAagtagaagaaaacaagaaaatgtccCAGCCAGGGTCTCCTTCTCCAAAGACTCCTACCCCCtccactccaggagatacacaacCCAATACCCCGGCACCTGCCCCACCTGCTG AGGATGGGATAAAAATAGAGGAGAATAGCCTCAAAGAAGAAGAGAGtgcagaaggagaaaaggaggttAAGTCTGCAGCCCCAGAGGCCACCGTTGAG tgtacacagccccctgcccctgcctcagaGGATGAAAAAGTCCTTGTTGAACctcctgagggagaggagaaagtagaaaaggcagaggtgaaagagagaacagaggaaCCGATGGAAACAGAACCCAAAG GTGTTGCTGACGTGGAGAAGGTAGAGGAAAAGTCAGCAGTAGATCTGACCCCCATTGTGGTAGAGGACAAAG aagagaagaaagaggaagaagagaaaaaagaggtgATGCTTCAGAATGGAGAGACCCCCAAGGACCTGAATGatgagaagcagaagaaaaatattaaacagcGTTTCATGTTCAACATCGCAGATGGTGGTTTTACTG AGTTACACTCCCTTTGGCAGAATGAGGAGCGGGCAGCCACTGTCACCAAGAAGACTTATGAGATCTGGCATCGGCGGCATGACTACTGGCTGCTGGCTGGCATCATAAA CCATGGCTATGCCCGGTGGCAGGACATCCAGAATGACCCACGCTATGCCATCCTCAATGAACCTTTCAAGGGTGAAATGAATCGTGGCAATTTCTTAGAGATCAAGAATAAGTTTCTAGCCCGAAGGTTCAAG CTCTTAGAACAAGCCCTGGTGATTGAGGAACAGCTGCGTCGGGCAGCTTACCTGAACATGTCAGAGGACCCCTCTCACCCCTCCATGGCCCTAAACACGCGCTTTGCTGAGGTGGAGTGTTTGGCAGAGAGTCACCAGCACCTGTCCAAGGAGTCAATGGCAGGAAACAAGCCAGCCAATGCGGTCCTGCACAAAG TTCTGAAACAGCTAGAAGAACTGCTAAGTGACATGAAAGCCGATGTGACTCGACTCCCAGCTACTATTGCCCGGATTCCCCCAGTTGCCGTGAGGCTACAGATGTCAGAGCGTAACATCCTCAGCCGTCTGGCAAACCGAGCACCTGAACCTACTCCACAGCAG GTGGCCCAGCAGCAGTGA